DNA sequence from the Pseudoglutamicibacter cumminsii genome:
AGGGAGCGTGTCCCCCCAGTCCCTCGATAACGACGCAGCCGCACCCGGTTCCGGCCACACCACAACGGAAACCAACCCCGCCCCATCGCAATGCCTCTATGAACGCCTCGGCTGGGACTCCCTCACCGACGCACTCGAGGCAACCAACCAAGCATCCGAAAGCCGCGGCGTCACACTCGATCCACACCAAGAGCGCGCCGCCCACACAATCCTCGCCTCCCACGCATCAGGGGCCTACCTCACCGGCGAGGTTGGCCGAGGCAAAACCTGGCTCATCGACAGCATTCTCACCAACGCCTCCGCGCCAACCCAGCGCATGCACCTGACCGCGTTCTTCCGCGCGATAACCCACAGCATGCACACCAACAGGCACGCATTCGCGGAAGCCGTCACCGACGTCACCGCTGGCAACAGCGTCATCTTCATCGATGAATTCCACGTCCACGACGTCGCCGACGCCGTCATGCTCCGCCGCGCACTCAACGTCCTCGCCGAACACGACATCGCGCTCTTCACAACCTCCAACACCACGCCTGACAACGGCCACGACGACCCCATGATCGCCGACGCCCTCGCCCCCGCGGCACGCCACATCCACGAACATCTCGAAGTCGTGCCCCTCGCGCACCCGCAGGACTACCGCGCGCTCGCACATCAGCAAATCCAGCACCAACCAACAGGCTTCGCGGCAGGAACCTGGGCCATCATCAACACGCCTGCTTCACGCCCCAACACATCCGGCCCCCGCCCAACAGCCACCATC
Encoded proteins:
- the zapE gene encoding AFG1/ZapE family ATPase; this encodes MSPQSLDNDAAAPGSGHTTTETNPAPSQCLYERLGWDSLTDALEATNQASESRGVTLDPHQERAAHTILASHASGAYLTGEVGRGKTWLIDSILTNASAPTQRMHLTAFFRAITHSMHTNRHAFAEAVTDVTAGNSVIFIDEFHVHDVADAVMLRRALNVLAEHDIALFTTSNTTPDNGHDDPMIADALAPAARHIHEHLEVVPLAHPQDYRALAHQQIQHQPTGFAAGTWAIINTPASRPNTSGPRPTATIPLPGTARTLTVNATTPTTLEPHTLDTTWEDLCEGSISPADLLALAEDYSTWILRDVPQPENITRNAIQRFAHVVDVLVDADIPLHVYAPIPPEDLARAPHSPVYPQRMFSRLQLLTRTPAAR